Part of the Kineococcus aurantiacus genome, ACGGGGACGACCTGCGCGCCGAGCAGGCGCATCCGGGCGACGTTGAGCGCCTGCCGGCGGGTGTCCTCCTCGCCCATGTAGATCGTGCACTCCAGCCCCATGAGAGCCGCGGCCGTGGCCGTCGCGACGCCGTGCTGACCGGCGCCGGTCTCGGCGATGATGCGTTCCTTGCCCATCCGGCGGGTCAGCAGCGCCTGCCCGAGGACGTTGTTGATCTTGTGCGAACCGGTGTGGTTGAGGTCCTCGCGCTTCAGGATCACCCGGGCGCCGCCGGCGTGGGCGGCGAAGCGCGGGACCTCGGTGAGGATGCTGGGCCGGCCCGTGTAGGTGCGGTGCAGCTCGGCCAGCTCGGCCAGGTACCCGGGGTCGGACATCGCCGCGGTGTGCGCGGCCTCGATCTCGTCCAGGGCGGCCACGAGTGCCTCGGGGACGAACCGGCCGCCGAAGGCGCCGAAGTAGGGCCCGCGCTCCTGGGAGAAGGTGCGGTCCGAGGTGGTCTGCGAGGTGGTCTGCGAGGTGCTCACGGGGGTCTCCGAGGTGGTCACGGGCGCACCGCCTGCACGGCCGGGTGCGCTCCGGCGGCGACGAGGTCGGCCACGGCCCGGCGCGGGTCGTCGCCCTTGACCAGCGTCTCGCCGACCAGCACCGCGTCGGCGCCGGCGCGGGCGAACTCCACGACGTCGCGCGGCCCGGAGACGCCGGACTCGGCGACCTTGACCTTGCCGTCGGGGATCAGCGGGGCGAGGTCGGCGAAGGTGCCGTTGTCGACCTCGAGCGTCTTGAGGTTGCGGTTGTTGACCCCGATGACGCGGGCGTCGGCGTCGAGGGCGCGGGCGACCTCCTCGGCCGTGTGCACCTCCACCAGCGCGGTCATGCCCAGGGAGTGGGTGCGTTCGATGAGGGACACGAGGGCTTCCTGCTCCAGGGCGGCCACGATGAGGAGCACGACGTCGGCTCCCCAGGCGCGGGCCTCCCACAACTGGTACGACTCCACGACGAAGTCCTTGCGCAGCACCGGGACGTCCACCGCCAGGCGGACCGCCCGCAGGTCCTCGAGGCTGCCGCCGAAGCGGCGCTGCTCGGTCAGGACGCTGATGACGCTCGCGCCACCGGCCTCGTACTGGGCGGCGAGGGCGGCCGGGTCCGGGATGCCGGCGAGCACGCCCTTGGAGGGGCTCTTGCGCTTGACCTCGGCGATGACCTTGACCCCGCGCTGCTCGGCGTCGCGCGGCTTCAGCAGGACGTGCGCGTCCTTGGCGGGGACCTGCCGCCGCGCGCGCTCCTTCAGCTCGTCGAGGGAGGTGAGCGCCTTGCGCGCCGCCAAGTCCTCGCGGACGCCGGCCAGGATGTCGTCGAGGACTGTCACGCGACGAGGGTATCCCCGCGCGGGGGCGCCCCGGTCCCGGGCCGGGCCGGTCCGGGCGCCGGGCTCAGCGCTTGGGGCGGCCGACGCCGACGGGCTTGCCGTCGGGGCCCTTGACGCCGTACCCGGCCTTGGCCAGGACGGCGGCGACGACGAGCGAGGCCACGATGACGACCCCGCCGACGATCCCCCACACCAGGCTGGGGAAGACCACGGCCAGCGACAGGATGAGGAACCCGACGAGGCAGACGGCGACGCCGGCCCAGGCGGCGATGCTGTGCCCGTGGCCGTGCTCGTCGGCGATGTCGACGTCCGCGGGGGAGGACGGGTTGTGCTGGGTGCTCACGCTGGGCTCCTCGGGGGGCGGTGGGGTGCTGCGCACGCGGGTGCTGCGGGTGCTGCGGGTGCTGCGGCTACTACGCACACCGTACCGACCCGGGGGCGCAGGTGGCGCGGGGGCTCAGCGCGTGGGGTCGTCCCCGTGGGACAGGGAGTCCCACGCCGCGGCCGGGTCCTCGGCCGGGCTGGCCACGGCCCGCGTGGCGTCCCGCTCGTGCCGCGCCGGCCCGGCCGGGGCGCCGGCCCCGCGGGAGGCCACGAGCGCGCCGGCACCGGCGAGGGCCACGAGCGCCCCGGCCGCCGCGGAGACCACCGGCCACGGCCGCAGCGCCGCGTCGCCCTCCAGCTGGGCCTGCGTCGTCCCGCTCGCCGCGCGCGCCGGGGCGGTCAGCGCGGCCGCGGGGCCGGTGAGCACGGCGGCGCTGGCCGCGACGACGCCCGCGCCGGCGAGCACGAGCACCAGCGCGGCCACGACCCGGGCGAGCCGGCGCCCCAGGGTCGAGGCCACGACGGCGGCCAGCGCCACCAGGGCCAGCGCCGTGGCCACCGGCGCCGCGTCCCGGCCACCGGCCAGGACCGCCGCCGTGCCCGTGGCCGTGCGGGCCGTCCCCGTCACCCACGTCGGGGCGCCGGCGCCCAGCGCGAGGGCGGCCCCGGCCGCGGCCAGGGCGAGCCAGCGCCCCCGGCGGGCCGGGGGGCGGGGACGGGAGGGGGCGGCGGTGCTCACGCGGTCCGGGCGACGGGCAGGGTCGTCGCGTCGAAGCAGGTGCGGTCCCCGGTGTGGCAGGCCGCGCCCACCTGGTCGACCTCCAGCAGCAGGGCGTCGCCGTCGCAGTCGAGGGAGACCTTCTTGACCCACTGGACGTGCCCGGAGGTGTCCCCCTTGCGCCACAGCTGCTGGCGGCTGCGGGAGAAGTAGGTGGCGCGGCCCGTGGTGAGGGTCTGCGCCAGGGCCTCGTCGTCCATCCACGCGACCATGAGGACCTCGCGGGTGTCGTGCTGCTGCACGACGGCGCAGACCAGACCCGCTCCGTCGCGCTTGAGCCGGGCGGCGACGTCGGGGTCGAGGGACGGTGCGGGGTTCAGGGACGACACGCCCGTCATGGTCTCACCGCCCCGCCGCCCGCCCGCGCCGGCCGGGTGGCACGATCGGGGCCATGACCTCCGCGACCCGGCACCCCAGCGACGCGCGTCGTGAGCGGGAGGCCCTGTGCGACAGCGCGTTGCGCATCGGCCCGGACGCCCCCACGCTGTGCGCCGGGTGGGACGTGCGCGACCTCGTGGTGCACCTGGCGGTCCGGGACAACCGGCCCGACGTGGTCCTGGGCGAGGCCCTGCCGCCGCTGCGGGGCCGGCGCGAGCGGGTGCTGGCCGAGCTGGGCGCCGCACCGTTCGCCGACCTCGTGGAGCGCGTGCGCAACGGCCCGCACGGACCGTTGAGGGTCCCCGCGCTGGACTCCCTGACCAACAGCGCCGAGTTCTTCGTCCACCACGAGGACGTCCTGCGGGCCCAGGAGGGCTGGCGCCCCCGGGAGCTGCCGCGGGCCCAGCAGGCCGCGCTGTGGCGCACCGTGAAGGTCCTGGGGCGGGTGGCCTACCGGCGCGCGGGCGTGGGCGTGGTCCTGGTGACCCCGCAGGGCCCGCGGGCCGTGGTCAAGCAGGCCGCCGACTCCGTCGCCCTCACCGGGGACCCCGCCGAGCTGCTGCTGCACGCCTTCGGCCGCCGCAGCCGCGCCGAGGTCCGCGTCGAGGGCGCCCCGGACGCGGTCCAGCGGTTCACGGAGGCCTTCCCGGCCTGACCGGCCAGCGCACCGGGGCCGGCGCACCGGGGCTAGCGCACCGGGGCGCCGGCGGCGCGCAGCGCGTCCTTGACCTGCCCGATCGTCAGCTGCCCGAAGTGGAAGACGCTCGCCGCCAGGACGGCGTCGGCCCCGGCGGCCACGGCCGGCGGGAAGTGCTCCACGGCCCCCGCGCCGCCGCTGGCCACCAGCGGCACGGTCACCCGGGCCCGGACCTCGGCCAGCATCTGCAGGTCGAAGCCGGCCTTGGTGCCGTCGGCGTCCATGGAGTTCAGCAGGATCTCCCCCGCGCCCAGCTCCGCGGCGCGCGCGGCCCACTCCACGGCGTCCAGGCCGGTCCCGCGGCGCCCGCCGTGGGTGGTGACCTCGAACCCGGAGGCGGTGGTCGGCTCCCCCGGCAGGGTGCGGCGGGCGTCGACGGACAGGACGAGGACCTGGGCGCCGAAGCGCTCGGCGATCTCGGTGATCAGCTCGGGCCGGGCGATGGCGGCGGTGTTGACGCCGACCTTGTCGGCCCCGGCGCGCAGCAGCTTCTCGACGTCGGCCACGGAGCGGACCCCGCCGCCGACGGTGAGGGGGATGAAGACCTGCTCGGCCGTGCGGCGCACCACGTCGTAGGTGGTCTCCCGCGACCCCGAGGAGGCGGTCACGTCGAGGAACGTCAGCTCGTCGGCGCCCTCGGCGTCGTAGCGGCGCGCGAGCTCGACGGGGTCCCCGGCGTCGCGCAGGTCGGTGAAGTTGACGCCCTTGACGACGCGGCCGGCGTCGACGTCGAGGCACGGGATGACGCGGACCGCGACGGTCGCGGGAGTCACGGGGGAAGCAGTCACGGGGGAAAGGTACCGTCGCAGGTGTGGGCACCCAGCTACGCGTGACGCAGGTCGACCCCCGGGACCGCGACGCCCTGCGGGCCTGGTACGTCCCCAGCCGGGCGGCCTTCCTGGAGGCGGCCCCCACCGAGGAGGACCTGCGGGAGCGGGGGCGCGAGCTCGCGGACCACCGGCTGAGCGCCGTGCACGACACGGTCGCCGGGGAGGACCGCGTCGTGGCGACCCTGCGGACCTTCGACTCGGAGCTGACCGTGCCGGGGTCGGGCCCGGTGAGCGTGGACGCCGTCTCCACCGCGACCGTGCTGCCCACCCACCGCCGGCGGGGCCTGCTGACCCGGCTCCTGACCGCCGACCTCGACCGCGCCCGGCACGCCGGGCACGCCTTCGCCGCGCTCGTCGCGGCCGAGGCCCCCATCTACGGCCGCTTCGGGTTCGGGGCCGCGACGCGGGCGACGAGCCTGGTCGTCGACAACTCCCGGGTGCGGTTCCGGCCCGACGCCCCGGCGGCGACGGGCTCGCTGGAGTTCGTGCCCGCCGGTCGCACGGCGGAGCTGGCCGCGGTGCACGACCGGACGCGCCGGCACCGGCCCGGTGGCCTGCTGCGCGACGAGGTGTGGTGGGAGGCCGCCGGCCGCCGCGGCGAGGGCCGCTGGCTGGGCCCGCGCGGGCACGTCGTGCTGCACCGGGACGAGCACGGGGTCGCCGACGGCTACGTCGCCTACGACGTGACCGACGACGCCGTGGGCCGGGTCCCCGGCGGGACCGCCCACGTGCGCGACCTCGCCGCGACGGGGCCCGCGGCGTACCGGTCGCTGTGGGAGTTCCTCACCTCCATCGACCTGGTCCGCACGACCCGCGCCGGCAACCGGCCCGTCGACGAGCTGCTCCCCCACCTGCTGCAGGACCCCCGCGCGGTCCAGACCGGCCCGGTCGACGACCTGCTGTGGCTGCGGGCCCTCGACGTCCCCGGGGCGCTCGCGGCCCGCCGGTACCTGGGGTGCGGCACGCTGGTGCTGAAGGTCGTGGACCCGCTCGGGCTGGCCGACGCGACCGTGCGGCTGCACGTGGCCGCGCAGCGCTGCGGCGCCGACGGCTGGGTGTGCGCCGAGGTCACCACGACCGACGCCGAGCCCGACGTGGTGCTGCCCGTGGGGGAGCTGTCGTCGCTGCTGCTGGGCGGGACGTCGGCGGTGGCGCTGCACGCCGCGGGCCGGCTGGACTGCACGGCCTCGGCCGCGTTCGCGCTGGCGACGCTCGTGGTGACCCCCGAGCAGCCCTGGTGCCCCACGTGGTTCTGAGCGCCGACGGGTGCTGACGGGGTGCTGACGGGGGCCGTCGCCCGGGAGGTCCTGGCGCTGCTGGCCGCCGTACCGGCCCCGGCGGCCGGTCCGGCGGTGCTGGCCGTCGACGGCCGGTCGGGGTCGGGCAAGACGGACCTGGCCGCCGCGCTGGCCGGGCGCACCGGCGCGGCCGTGGTGCACATGGACGACCTGTACCCCGGCTGGTCGGGGCTGGCCGCGGGGGTGGACGTCCTGGCCGGGCTCCTGGCGACCCTGCGCACGGGTGCGGTCGCCGTGCAGCCGGTCTGGGACTGGGCGCGGGGCGCCTACACCCGCAGCGTCGAGCTGCCCACGAGCGGGCTCGTCGTGGTGGAGGGCGTCGGCGCGGGCGTGGCCGGTCCGGTGGAGCTGGTCGTGGAGCTGGTGGCCGACCCGGCGGTGCGGCGCGAGCGGGCCCTGCGGCGCGACGGGGCGACGTTCGCCGCGCACTGGGACCGGTGGGCCGCCGCCGAGGCGGACCTGTTCGCCCGCAGGCCGTTGCGCCCGGACGTGACGTTCGCCTCGGGGACCGGCGCGGGGGCCGTGCCGAGCTGGGCCTAGCGGTGGGACCGCTCCTCGACCAGCCGCGCCAGCCGCAGCGCCTCGGCCTTGGCGTGCTCGCCGTCGGCGCGCTGGACGGCCATGACGGCGAGGTTCTCCCCGTCGTCGGTGTCCAGCGTCAGCCACGGGTCGGCGCCGCCGAAGCGCACGGCCACGACGGCGTCCCACTCGACGCGGCGGGTGAAGACGACGTTGCGCACGACGAGGGCGTCGTCGGTGACGCGGGCGCGGACGGTCACCAGCCGCAGCAGGATCCCGGCGCACAGGGCCGCGAAGACGACGGCCGACAGGGTGTCCTGGCCCGTCCACCCCGAGCCCGGGGAGTTCGTCAGCGCGATGGACATGCCGACCATGACGACGACGAGGCCGAGGGCGAACGCGAACCCGACGACCCGGGCGCGCCGGGGGCGGAAGTCGCGTTCGGGCGGGCGGGTCACAGCCGGCAGGCGTGGATGCTGGTGACGAGGATGCCGCGGGCGCCGAGGTCGTACAGCTCGTCCATGACGCGGTTGGTCTCCCGGCTGCGGACCATGGCGCGCACGGCGACCCAGTCGTCGTTGGCCAGCGGCGAGACCGTGGGCGACTCCAGGCCGGGGGTGATGGCGAAGGCCCGGTCGACGAGGCTCTTGGGGCAGTCGTAGTCGACGATGACGTACTGGCGGGCCACGAGGACGCCCTGCAGCCGGCGCACGAGGACCTCGACGGCCGGGTCGGCCGGGGCGCCGGAGCGGCGGACCAGGGTCGCCTCCGACGTCATGATCGGCTCGCCGAAGATCTCCAGACCGGCGGCGCGCAGGGTGGTGCCGGTCTCGACGACGTCGGCGATCACGTCGGCGATGCCGAGCGCGACGGCCGTCTCCACGGCCCCGTCGAGGTGGACGATGTCGGCGGTGACGCCGTGGTCGGCCAGGTGCTTGGCCAGCAGCCCGGAGTAGCTGGTCGCGATGCGCCGGCCCTCCAGGTCCGCCACGCCGGAGGCGACGCCGGGGCGGCCGGCGAAGCGGAAGGTGCTGCGGGCGAAGCCGAGCGGGAGGACCTCGTCGGCCGGGGCGCGGGAGTCCAGCAGCAGGTCGCGGCCCGTGATGCCCGCGTCCAGGGTTCCCGAACCCACGTAGAGGGCGATGTCGCGCGGGCGCAGGAAGACGAACTGGGCGTTGTTCTCCGGGTCGTCCAGGAGGAGTTCCTTGGTCTCCCGGCGCTGGTTGTACCCGGCCTCGCGCAGCATG contains:
- the trpC gene encoding indole-3-glycerol phosphate synthase TrpC, with the translated sequence MTVLDDILAGVREDLAARKALTSLDELKERARRQVPAKDAHVLLKPRDAEQRGVKVIAEVKRKSPSKGVLAGIPDPAALAAQYEAGGASVISVLTEQRRFGGSLEDLRAVRLAVDVPVLRKDFVVESYQLWEARAWGADVVLLIVAALEQEALVSLIERTHSLGMTALVEVHTAEEVARALDADARVIGVNNRNLKTLEVDNGTFADLAPLIPDGKVKVAESGVSGPRDVVEFARAGADAVLVGETLVKGDDPRRAVADLVAAGAHPAVQAVRP
- a CDS encoding HGxxPAAW family protein; its protein translation is MSTQHNPSSPADVDIADEHGHGHSIAAWAGVAVCLVGFLILSLAVVFPSLVWGIVGGVVIVASLVVAAVLAKAGYGVKGPDGKPVGVGRPKR
- a CDS encoding Trp biosynthesis-associated membrane protein, whose amino-acid sequence is MSTAAPSRPRPPARRGRWLALAAAGAALALGAGAPTWVTGTARTATGTAAVLAGGRDAAPVATALALVALAAVVASTLGRRLARVVAALVLVLAGAGVVAASAAVLTGPAAALTAPARAASGTTQAQLEGDAALRPWPVVSAAAGALVALAGAGALVASRGAGAPAGPARHERDATRAVASPAEDPAAAWDSLSHGDDPTR
- the hisI gene encoding phosphoribosyl-AMP cyclohydrolase, which gives rise to MTGVSSLNPAPSLDPDVAARLKRDGAGLVCAVVQQHDTREVLMVAWMDDEALAQTLTTGRATYFSRSRQQLWRKGDTSGHVQWVKKVSLDCDGDALLLEVDQVGAACHTGDRTCFDATTLPVARTA
- a CDS encoding TIGR03085 family metal-binding protein, whose translation is MTSATRHPSDARREREALCDSALRIGPDAPTLCAGWDVRDLVVHLAVRDNRPDVVLGEALPPLRGRRERVLAELGAAPFADLVERVRNGPHGPLRVPALDSLTNSAEFFVHHEDVLRAQEGWRPRELPRAQQAALWRTVKVLGRVAYRRAGVGVVLVTPQGPRAVVKQAADSVALTGDPAELLLHAFGRRSRAEVRVEGAPDAVQRFTEAFPA
- the hisF gene encoding imidazole glycerol phosphate synthase subunit HisF, whose translation is MTASPVTPATVAVRVIPCLDVDAGRVVKGVNFTDLRDAGDPVELARRYDAEGADELTFLDVTASSGSRETTYDVVRRTAEQVFIPLTVGGGVRSVADVEKLLRAGADKVGVNTAAIARPELITEIAERFGAQVLVLSVDARRTLPGEPTTASGFEVTTHGGRRGTGLDAVEWAARAAELGAGEILLNSMDADGTKAGFDLQMLAEVRARVTVPLVASGGAGAVEHFPPAVAAGADAVLAASVFHFGQLTIGQVKDALRAAGAPVR
- a CDS encoding GNAT family N-acetyltransferase, which gives rise to MGTQLRVTQVDPRDRDALRAWYVPSRAAFLEAAPTEEDLRERGRELADHRLSAVHDTVAGEDRVVATLRTFDSELTVPGSGPVSVDAVSTATVLPTHRRRGLLTRLLTADLDRARHAGHAFAALVAAEAPIYGRFGFGAATRATSLVVDNSRVRFRPDAPAATGSLEFVPAGRTAELAAVHDRTRRHRPGGLLRDEVWWEAAGRRGEGRWLGPRGHVVLHRDEHGVADGYVAYDVTDDAVGRVPGGTAHVRDLAATGPAAYRSLWEFLTSIDLVRTTRAGNRPVDELLPHLLQDPRAVQTGPVDDLLWLRALDVPGALAARRYLGCGTLVLKVVDPLGLADATVRLHVAAQRCGADGWVCAEVTTTDAEPDVVLPVGELSSLLLGGTSAVALHAAGRLDCTASAAFALATLVVTPEQPWCPTWF
- a CDS encoding PH domain-containing protein, with translation MTRPPERDFRPRRARVVGFAFALGLVVVMVGMSIALTNSPGSGWTGQDTLSAVVFAALCAGILLRLVTVRARVTDDALVVRNVVFTRRVEWDAVVAVRFGGADPWLTLDTDDGENLAVMAVQRADGEHAKAEALRLARLVEERSHR
- the hisG gene encoding ATP phosphoribosyltransferase; protein product: MIRIAVPNKGSLSEAASAMLREAGYNQRRETKELLLDDPENNAQFVFLRPRDIALYVGSGTLDAGITGRDLLLDSRAPADEVLPLGFARSTFRFAGRPGVASGVADLEGRRIATSYSGLLAKHLADHGVTADIVHLDGAVETAVALGIADVIADVVETGTTLRAAGLEIFGEPIMTSEATLVRRSGAPADPAVEVLVRRLQGVLVARQYVIVDYDCPKSLVDRAFAITPGLESPTVSPLANDDWVAVRAMVRSRETNRVMDELYDLGARGILVTSIHACRL